In Pirellulales bacterium, the genomic stretch GCCTCGTGGGCCTGGCCGTGATGGGCGAGAACCTCGTGCTCAACATGGAGAGCCGAGGGTTCCGCGTAGCCGTTTTCAATCGCACCACGGCGGTCGTCGACAAGTTCGTGGCCGAGCGTGCCGCCGGTAAGCAGATCGTCGGCTGCCACACGATCGAGGAGCTGGTTAGCAAGCTCGCCAGTCCGCGCCGCGTGATGATGATGGTCAAGGCAGGTCCGGCGGTCGATGCGATCATCGACCAGTTGTTGCCGCTACTGTCGCCGGGGGACGTGATCATCGACGGCGGCAATACGCACTACGCCGATACGCAGCGCCGCACGAAGCTGGTTGAATCGAAGGGCTTGCTCTACGTCGGCAGCGGCGTCTCGGGCGGTGAAGAAGGCGCCCTGAAAGGCCCCAGCATGATGCCGGGGGGCAGCGAAAAGGCCTGGCCGCTGGTGAAGCCGATTTTTCAGGCGATCGCCGCCAAGGTGGGTCCGCAGGGAGACATTCCTTGCTGTGACTGGATCGGTCCCGATGGCTCGGGCCATTACGTCAAGATGGTACACAACGGCATCGAGTACGGCGACATGCAGTTGATCTGCGAGTCGTACTTCCTGCTCAAAGAAGCCCTGGGCCTCTCGAACGACGAACTGTACGAAGTCTTTGCCGAATGGAATCGCGGCGAATTGGACAGCTATCTGATCGAGATCACGCGCGACATCTTCAGCGTGCGCGACCCCGAGACGAAGGGTTTTCTCGTTGATGCGATCCTCGACACGGCGGGGAGCAAGGGGACTGGCAAGTGGATGAGCCAGTTGGCGCTCGATCTGGGGGTGCCGACCACGCTGATTACCGAAGCGGTTTACGCGCGGTACTTATCGTCGTTGAAGGAAGATCGTGTGCGGGCGAGCAAGATCTTGAAGGGGCCCGCGGCGAAGTATGACGGGGACAAAGCCGAATTCATCAAGTCGGTCGAACAGGCGCTCTACGCCTCGAAGATTTGCAGCTACGCGCAGGGTTTTTTCCAGTTGCGCGCGGCGGCGGCCGAGAACCACTGGCCGTTGTCGCCGGGCAATATCGCGCTGCTGTGGCGGGGGGGCTGCATCATCCGGGCCCGATTCCTCGAGCGGATCAAAGAGGCCTTCGACGCAAACAAGGATCTCGACAACCTGCTGCTCGCGCCGTACTTCACCCAGGTGATCGACGACGCGCAGCCGGCGTGGCGGCATGTGGTCTCGACCGCGATTACGCTCGGCATTCCGATTCCGGGCTTCAGCGCCGCGCTGACCTACTTCGACGGTTATCGTCGCGAACGCCTGCCGGCGAACCTGCTGCAGGCGCAGCGCGATTACTTCGGGGCGCACACGTATCAGCGTGTCGATCGCGAGGGAGTGTTCCACACCGATTGGATCCGCGAGCGGAAGGAGCCGAAATAGTTTGATCGCGTCTTTGCTCGCAGAGCGACGCCTCGTTCTCTGATCGAGATGGAATGGACGTGCAATTCTCCGGGTACCACTGGCTCTGCCAGTGCTGTGCGGTACACGAC encodes the following:
- the gndA gene encoding NADP-dependent phosphogluconate dehydrogenase, yielding MAEQCDIGLVGLAVMGENLVLNMESRGFRVAVFNRTTAVVDKFVAERAAGKQIVGCHTIEELVSKLASPRRVMMMVKAGPAVDAIIDQLLPLLSPGDVIIDGGNTHYADTQRRTKLVESKGLLYVGSGVSGGEEGALKGPSMMPGGSEKAWPLVKPIFQAIAAKVGPQGDIPCCDWIGPDGSGHYVKMVHNGIEYGDMQLICESYFLLKEALGLSNDELYEVFAEWNRGELDSYLIEITRDIFSVRDPETKGFLVDAILDTAGSKGTGKWMSQLALDLGVPTTLITEAVYARYLSSLKEDRVRASKILKGPAAKYDGDKAEFIKSVEQALYASKICSYAQGFFQLRAAAAENHWPLSPGNIALLWRGGCIIRARFLERIKEAFDANKDLDNLLLAPYFTQVIDDAQPAWRHVVSTAITLGIPIPGFSAALTYFDGYRRERLPANLLQAQRDYFGAHTYQRVDREGVFHTDWIRERKEPK